Part of the Acidimicrobiales bacterium genome, CGCTGTCGAGAAGACCGCCGGCGAGGCGGAGTTGTCGCCCGAGGTTCGTCTCGGGGAAGCCGCGGTCCGTCTCGTCGTCGATCGACCGCACCACGTCGGCGAACGACAATGCGTCACCCAGCCCCCGACGGGCCCGCTGGACCCGTGGCAGTTCCCCGTTCGTCGGGGACCCGAGTGAACGCAGCCCGTGCCGCAGGTTGGCGTACCAGGGATCGTCGTCGTCTGTCAGGAACCATGCCGCCCCCGGGTCGGGCAGGCCGATGGTGGTTGCATGGTCGGCGATCAGCGCCGGGGTCGCTCCGGCGCCGAGCGACACGCCGGCGACGCTGGCGGCGGGAGCGAGGACGTCGCACAGGCGACCCAGGAATCCGGTGGTACGGCGGCCGGCCCCGGTGCCGTCGCCGGCCCACCATCGCCGCTCCATCTCGAAATGGGATCCGTCGGGGTCGGCCGTACCCACTCCCTGGAGGACGGCGATGCCGCGTTCGCGTACCGGCGAGAGCCCCGGGTGGAGCTGGGTGCCGGGGACGAAGTCGGTCAGCGCCACATCGTCGGGCAGCAGACCGCGTCGGAGATCCCGAAGTCGACCAGACTCCGGCACGACGGTGGCCAACCCGTCGTTCCCACCGTTCAGCTCGATGACGACGAGCATGCGGCCCTCGACGGCACCGGCGGGGAGCGGGGCTCGGTCGGGCGCGGGACCACGGGCTGCGAGCGCGGCAGGCGTCGCGACACCGCCGGCGGCGTCGGAACCGATGCTGCGGAGCGCCCCGTAGCCCGACGCGGCGGCGACCACGCCCCCGGCGCCGAGGAGGCCGAGCACCTGTCGGCGCGACGGTCCGTCGGTCGTGGTGGGAGGGGGTGCGGTGATGCTCATGCCAGTGCGAACTCGGGGGACGTCAGGGTCAGTGCGAAGAGCAGTTCGAGGCCGCGGTCGTATTCGGACTGTCGCCGGATCGCGTCGTCGAGCACGGCACGGGTGGTCGGGGAGACGTCCCAGATGCCGCATCGGGCGAGGACGGTGTCGACATCGGGCTCCACCTCGAGGTCGATCGCCTCCTGCCATCCGAGGTCGAGTACCCGGTTGATCCGGTTCAGGACCTGGCTGCCGTCGACCCACCGGTCACCGTCGGGCCAACCGGCGACGTTCGGAGGGTGGAAGGGGAGCTGTCCGGCCACCGAGAGCGACCACACATCGATCTCGGCATCGTCGGCGCCGAGGGCCGGGAGGGCGGCCACGAGCCATTCGATCGGCTGGCGAGTGCGTGTCCGCCTCGCCCCCGCGAACGCGTCCGACCGCAGGATCGCCTCGACGAGGGGCGTGATCTCGAGATCGTGCGCACGAAAGACCGCGGCGAGTCGGTCGAGCTGCGCCGGCTCGGCATCGAGTCCCACCAGGTGCCGATGCAGACGTCCCGCCACGTGGCGGGCACAGGCCGGCTGGTCCAGGAGCGCCTCGACGACGCGGTCGACGTCGTAGTGGGCCCGCTCGCCGAGGAAGCGGACGGGGCGGTCGTAGTGATCGGCCGCCTCGAAGTGGACTTCGGCGGTCTCCCAGTCGACCCAGTATCCGGAGAGCGCCCGCGCCGCGGCCTTGACGTCGTCCTCGGTGTAGTTGCCGACGCCGAGCGTGAAGAGTTCCATCAGCTCCCGGGCGAGGTTCTCGTTGGGCTCCTCGCCTCGGGATCCGGACCCGTCGAGGTACACGAGCATGGCCGCGTCCGTGAGCAGTTCGCGTGTGAGGTCACGGAAGTTGCCGAGCGCGTGGCGACGGATCCGCAGGTGCTGCTGCCACATCATGTCGGCCGTGACCTGGGCCAGACTCGTGGTGAAGTGGCCGTGCCAGTACCAGACCATGCGTTCGTGGAGGCCGGCGCGTGGATCGCGGAGTCGATTGAGCCACCAGACGACGAGCTCGTCGTCGGCGTCGAGATCAGGCGCGGCCGCACCCTCTGCCCGATCGCCCCGGTCGTCGACGATCTCGGTGATCACGTCGTCGAGATCGCGATCGACCAGTCGCTCGACCTGACCCGGCCGGGGCCCGAAGGTGGTGCGGCGAAGAAGGTGGGCCACGGCCTCGTGTCGTTCCATGGAGCAGACCGTACGGATGACTGCATGGAGCGAACATGAAGCCGGCCTTCACGTCACCTTCACGAATCCCGGGCCAGACTGGGACGATGCGCCTGCTCCTCGTGGAAGACGACACGTCGCTGTCGGCGGTGGTCGAGCGGGGCCTGCGCGAGGACGGCTACGCGGTCGACGCGGCGGCGACGCTCCTCGACGCCCGTTTCCAGCTGGACGTGAACGACTACGACCTGCTGATCCTCGATCTCGGCCTTCCCGACGGGAGCGGACTCGACCTCTGTCGGGAGATCCGGGCCAGCGGTCGGCATCTGCCGGTCCTCGTGTTGACCGCTCGTGACGGTCTGTCCGACAAGGTCTCGGGTCTCGACGCCGGCGCCGACGACTACCTCACCAAGCCGTTCGACTACCCGGAGCTGACGGCCCGGATCCGCGCCCTGCTGCGCCGCCCACCCGAGGCACACCGGCCGGTTCTCGAGGTGGCCGACGTGCGCCTCGATCCTGCATCGCGTGTCGCCTGGCGTGGCGCCGTCACCGTGCCGCTCACCGCCCGAGAGTTCGCCCTCCTCGAGTTCCTGCTGCGCCATCCCGGTGAGGTGGTGACCCGGGAACAGCTCCTCGAACACGTCTGGGACGCGAACTACGACGGCCTCTCCAACGTGGTCGATGTCCACATCGCGAACCTTCGTCGCAAGCTCGCGAGCCCTGATGGCCCCGACCCGCTCACCACGGTCCGGGGCGCCGGCTACCGCATCGGTGATCCGCCCCGCGACGCCCGCCCCGACCCCGACGCCGCCCCGTGAACCTCCATCGCACCCGACTCCACCTCGCGATCATCTACGGGCTGCTCTCGGCCGTCGCCGTCGGGGCGATCAGTTGGTACGCGGTCCGAACCGCCACCGACAGCATCTACGACTCGGCCGAACGGCAGGCGGAGCGGGTCGTGCAGGAACTGGGGCTGCAGAACTTCGACCCACCCGAGGGTTCGGCCCCGGGCAACACATGGATCGTCAGCGTGGACGAAGGCTGGAACGATCCCCTCGGGGACGTGTGGGTCGAGCCGCCGCTCAACACGATCGCCGAAGAGGCCTACGGCTGGCCCAGCTTCGGACGGTTCGACTTCGCCGGTGTCACCTATCTGTCGTACGCGGTGCCCCTCGGCGACGATGGCGCCCGCACCCTCGTCACCGCCCTCGATCTCACCGAGTTCGACAGCGATGCGTCATCGACGCGGCTGCGCATCTGGCTGGCGGCGATCGGGTCCACCGCCGTGGCGGCCGTCGCCGGGTACTGGGTGGCGGGGCGGTCGTTGCGTCCGGCACGTTCGGCGCAACAGCAACAGCGCGACTTCATCGCCGACGCGGCTCACGAGCTGCGCACCCCCCTCGCCGTGATCCAGGCGTCGGCCAGTCACACGCTGTCTCGGCCCCGCGACGGTGATGACTACCGGCGGTCGCTCGAAGAGATCCGCGCCGCCGCAGAGCGGGCGGGAACCGGCGTGGCCGAGCTTCTCGAGCTGGCCCGGCTCGAGGCGGGCCAGGCGAAGCCCCGGCTGGCGCCCCTTCGGCTCGATCTCCTGACCGAGGAGGTCGCCGCCGCGATCCGAGCGGACCACACGGTGATCGAGGCGATGCCCGGAGAGGCGCTCGTGGTCGAGGCCGACTACGGGTTGGTCCGCCAGGTGCTCGAGACGCTGACCCGCAACGCCGTCGCGAGGGCGTCGCACGTGTGGCTCACCACCTCGCCCTACGAGAGGTGGGCGGTGCTCGACGTCGTCGACGACGGGCCCGGCTTCGACCCCGAGATCCTTCCCCACGTGTTCGATCGGTTCCGTCGCGGCGACACCGGGGGCTCGAGTGGGCTCGGGCTCGCCATCGCGAAGCGCATCGTCGAGTCCCACGGTGGACGCATCGAAGTGACGAATCGGCCGGAAGGTGGTGCACTCGTGCGCGTGCTCCTGCCCCGTCACACGATCGCCTGACCCGATGAACCGACCGAACCCGTGAACCGACGCGTCCTCGCCGGCCTCATCTTGGCCATGGCGCTTCCCGCGCTCGACCTCATGGCGCTCGGCGCCGCCGCGCCCGAGATCGCCGGAGACCTCGGACGGCTCGACCAGGTGGCGTGGCTCTTCGTCGCCTACCAGCTCGCGCTGGTGGTGTCGGTGCCCGTCTACGGGAAGCTCGGTGACCTGCACGGGCGGCGTACCGTGTTCCTGTCGTCGGTCACGGTCTTCACGTTGGCGTCGATGTTGGCGGGGTTCGCATGGTCCTTCCCCGTGCTGGTGATCAGCCGCATCGCACAGGGTCTCGGAGGTGGCGGCATCCTCAGCCAGACCCATGCCGTCGTCGCCGATCTCGTGCCTCCTCGGGAGCGGGGGCGTTATTCGTGGATCACACCGACGGTCTGGACCATCGCGTCGTTCCTCGGCCCGGTCTTCGGTGGCGCGCTCGCCGAGCACGCGAGCTGGCGATGGATCTTCCTCGTCAACCTGCCGTTCGGGCTGATGTCGATCTGGTTCGTGCGCGACGCGTTCCCGAGTCGGTCCACGGGGGAGGTGCGCTCGTTCGACCTCCCGGGCGCGGTCCTGCTCGTGGTGTCGTACGGCGCCCTCGTGTTCTCGGTGTCGGTTGCCGGGGACCTGCTCGAGTGGAGCGATCCGGTCGTGCTCGTCGGACTCGTGGGCGGTGCGGCCCTCCTGGTCGGATTCGTGCTGCAGGAGCTCCGCTCCGTCGATCCGGTGATGCCCCTCTCGCTGCTGCGCATCCCGGTGGTTCGGGCCAGCGCGGCGACGACCTTCCTCATCGGCACCGTGAACT contains:
- a CDS encoding DUF1800 domain-containing protein, with the protein product MERHEAVAHLLRRTTFGPRPGQVERLVDRDLDDVITEIVDDRGDRAEGAAAPDLDADDELVVWWLNRLRDPRAGLHERMVWYWHGHFTTSLAQVTADMMWQQHLRIRRHALGNFRDLTRELLTDAAMLVYLDGSGSRGEEPNENLARELMELFTLGVGNYTEDDVKAAARALSGYWVDWETAEVHFEAADHYDRPVRFLGERAHYDVDRVVEALLDQPACARHVAGRLHRHLVGLDAEPAQLDRLAAVFRAHDLEITPLVEAILRSDAFAGARRTRTRQPIEWLVAALPALGADDAEIDVWSLSVAGQLPFHPPNVAGWPDGDRWVDGSQVLNRINRVLDLGWQEAIDLEVEPDVDTVLARCGIWDVSPTTRAVLDDAIRRQSEYDRGLELLFALTLTSPEFALA
- a CDS encoding MFS transporter; the protein is MNRRVLAGLILAMALPALDLMALGAAAPEIAGDLGRLDQVAWLFVAYQLALVVSVPVYGKLGDLHGRRTVFLSSVTVFTLASMLAGFAWSFPVLVISRIAQGLGGGGILSQTHAVVADLVPPRERGRYSWITPTVWTIASFLGPVFGGALAEHASWRWIFLVNLPFGLMSIWFVRDAFPSRSTGEVRSFDLPGAVLLVVSYGALVFSVSVAGDLLEWSDPVVLVGLVGGAALLVGFVLQELRSVDPVMPLSLLRIPVVRASAATTFLIGTVNFMAVAFLPLMLQVVTGVGSTAAGLALLPTTLGIAITSTIVGRLVVRTGHYRIWPALGSAVFAAGYFVLSSLGPDPATTVVWIGTGLLGLGMGAGSPVFMLSMQNAVPHRDVGVVSAMAMFSRNTGQAFGVAIAGALFVGRLSHHLERLVPSERLAGLDIDDLRGDIDVIRGLEPEIEALVADAFRLAVTDVFTIAAWGGVLSLIAALTIPQLPLRETNDD
- a CDS encoding DUF1501 domain-containing protein, yielding MSITAPPPTTTDGPSRRQVLGLLGAGGVVAAASGYGALRSIGSDAAGGVATPAALAARGPAPDRAPLPAGAVEGRMLVVIELNGGNDGLATVVPESGRLRDLRRGLLPDDVALTDFVPGTQLHPGLSPVRERGIAVLQGVGTADPDGSHFEMERRWWAGDGTGAGRRTTGFLGRLCDVLAPAASVAGVSLGAGATPALIADHATTIGLPDPGAAWFLTDDDDPWYANLRHGLRSLGSPTNGELPRVQRARRGLGDALSFADVVRSIDDETDRGFPETNLGRQLRLAGGLLDSDIGLRVVHVPFGGFDTHGDQLGEHGRLMDELGGAVAALLDDLATRDLGDRVLIATTSEFGRRPEQNGSGTDHGTAGPALLCGPVVPGLHGDAPSLDRLDDDGNLLATTMLEDYYATLAESWFGVPARDVLPTAATPAPEIIAV
- a CDS encoding HAMP domain-containing sensor histidine kinase, which translates into the protein MNLHRTRLHLAIIYGLLSAVAVGAISWYAVRTATDSIYDSAERQAERVVQELGLQNFDPPEGSAPGNTWIVSVDEGWNDPLGDVWVEPPLNTIAEEAYGWPSFGRFDFAGVTYLSYAVPLGDDGARTLVTALDLTEFDSDASSTRLRIWLAAIGSTAVAAVAGYWVAGRSLRPARSAQQQQRDFIADAAHELRTPLAVIQASASHTLSRPRDGDDYRRSLEEIRAAAERAGTGVAELLELARLEAGQAKPRLAPLRLDLLTEEVAAAIRADHTVIEAMPGEALVVEADYGLVRQVLETLTRNAVARASHVWLTTSPYERWAVLDVVDDGPGFDPEILPHVFDRFRRGDTGGSSGLGLAIAKRIVESHGGRIEVTNRPEGGALVRVLLPRHTIA
- a CDS encoding response regulator transcription factor yields the protein MRLLLVEDDTSLSAVVERGLREDGYAVDAAATLLDARFQLDVNDYDLLILDLGLPDGSGLDLCREIRASGRHLPVLVLTARDGLSDKVSGLDAGADDYLTKPFDYPELTARIRALLRRPPEAHRPVLEVADVRLDPASRVAWRGAVTVPLTAREFALLEFLLRHPGEVVTREQLLEHVWDANYDGLSNVVDVHIANLRRKLASPDGPDPLTTVRGAGYRIGDPPRDARPDPDAAP